Proteins encoded within one genomic window of Glycine soja cultivar W05 chromosome 1, ASM419377v2, whole genome shotgun sequence:
- the LOC114423832 gene encoding oxysterol-binding protein-related protein 2A-like isoform X1, with amino-acid sequence MRVKEMHPLCCISLESPGIGKYSPEREPAALFRTRSLPAAGSHGNAAQGSETTVAGVLYKWTNYGKGWRSRWFLLRNGVLSYAKIRCPENLNLLTPSDDVRLIGEISTNRLARVDSAATVTRRKHRKASSSSSSGVVHLKQISSFRESKSDDRRFYIFTATKTLHLRTDSRKDRVAWIQALVSTRGLYPLQPLNDHLLLAPNDISLSTERLKTRLLEEGTGENLVKECEQIMLSEFSEMQGQLEVLCQERSNLLDTIRQLEAANTEPEASAIHDGEYQLTKNEFSSLGRGKYSDTGMIMGTVAVDKYEIIFCPLSLECSTTESSDDIEKQEMEEVSDEDEISYYDTRECFTEPDCKCESAEAMNQVDRCREANTQYTDTENIHPEKMVCNYKHPQLARRKKLPDPVEKEKGVSLWSMIKDNVGKDLTRVCLPVYFNEPISSLQKCCEDLEYSYLLDQAYEYGKSGNGLLRALYVAAFAVSGYASSEGRNCKPFNPLLGETYEADYPDKGIRFFSEKVSHHPTLIACHCEGRGWKFWADSNIHSKFWGRSIQLDPVGVLTLEFSDGEIFQWSKVTTTIYNLILGKIYCDHHGSMDIRGNRTYSCRLKFKEQTILDRNPRQVHGFVEDVTGKRVATLFGKWDDNMYYMSGNINVKPKDFTSANASLLWKRTMPSPNLTRYNLTPFAITLNELTPGLKEKLPPTDSRLRPDQRHLENGEYEKANLEKQRLEKRQRMSRKIQESGWKPRWFRREGENGTFRYVGGYWEAREHGRWDGCPNIFGEFNEDSTDPLALRRR; translated from the exons ATGCGAGTGAAAGAGATGCACCCGCTGTGCTGTATCTCCCTCGAGAGTCCCGGAATCGGCAAATATTCCCCGGAGCGGGAGCCGGCGGCGCTTTTCCGAACCAGGAGCCTTCCGGCGGCTGGATCTCACGGCAATGCCGCTCAGGGATCGGAGACCACCGTCGCCGGCGTTCTCTACAAGTGGACCAATTACGGCAAAGGCTGGAGATCCCGCTGGTTCCTCTTGCGGAATGGCGTTCTCTCCTACGCCAAGATCCGCTGTCCGGAGAATCTCAACCTCCTCACTCCATCCGACGACGTTCGCCTCATCGGAGAGATTTCCACCAACCGTCTAGCACGAGTGGACAGCGCCGCCACCGTCACGCGACGGAAGCATCGcaaagcttcttcttcttcttcttctggcgTAGTCCATCTCAAG CAGATTTCGTCGTTTAGAGAGAGCAAGTCAGATGATCGGCGTTTCTATATATTTACAGCAACGAAGACCCTCCATCTGAGAACTGATTCAAGGAAAGATCGCGTGGCGTGGATACAAGCCTTGGTTTCAACACGTGGCCTGTATCCTCTTCAACCACTCAATGATCATCTCTTGCTTGCACCCAATGATATATCCTTGTCAACCGAGAGGCTTAAGACACGCTTGCTTGAAGAGGGTACCGGTGAGAACCTTGTAAAAGAGTGCGAGCAAATCATGCTCTCAGAGTTCTCCGAAATGCAAGGACAGCTTGAAGTTCTTTGTCAAGAGCGATCTAATTTGCTCGATACAATAAGGCAGTTAGAG GCAGCTAATACTGAGCCTGAGGCCTCTGCTATACACGATGGTGAATACCAATTAACAAAGAATGAGTTTTCAAGTCTTGGACGTGGAAAATATAGTG ATACTGGAATGATCATGGGCACTGTCGCTGTGGATAagtatgaaataatattttgtccTTTGTCTTTAG AATGTAGTACAACTGAATCATCTGATGATATTGAGAAACAAGAGATGGAGGAAGTGTCAGATGAAGATGAAATCTCATATTATGATACTAGAGAGTGTTTTACGGAGCCTGATTGCAAGTGTGAGTCAGCAGAAGCTATGAATCAAGTGGACAGGTGTAGGGAGGCCAACACACAATATACTGATACAGAGAACATTCATCCTGAGAAAATGGTGTGTAATTATAAGCACCCTCAGTTAGCAAGACGAAAAAAGCTTCCAGATCCTGTTGAGAAAGAGAAGGGTGTTAGTCTTTGGTCAATGATCAAGGACAATGTGGGAAAAGATCTAACGAGAGTTTGTCTCCCGGTATACTTTAATGAGCCGATATCATCCCTACAAAAATGTTGTGAGGACTTGGAGTACTCTTATCTTCTGGATCAAGCTTATGAGTACGGAAAATCA GGAAACGGTCTCCTTCGGGCACTTTATGTTGCTGCCTTTGCAGTTTCCGGATATGCGTCATCTGAAGGTCGTAATTGTAAACCCTTTAATCCTTTATTAGGAGAAACCTACGAAGCTGATTACCCCGACAAAGGAATTCGCTTCTTTTCCGAGAAG GTCAGTCACCATCCAACTCTCATTGCCTGCCACTGCGAAGGTAGAGGATGGAAGTTTTGGGCTGACAGCAACATCCATTCAAAGTTTTGGGGAAGGTCAATTCAGCTTGACCCAGTGGGTGTTCTGACCCTAGAGTTTAGTGATGGTGAAATATTTCAGTGGAGCAAG GTCACCACCACGATCTATAATCTTATCCTTGGGAAAATATACTGTGATCATCATGGGAGCATGGATATACGCGGTAATCGTACATATTCATGCAGACTCAAGTTCAAAGAGCAGACGATCCTTGATCGAAATCCTCGCCAG GTGCATGGATTTGTCGAAGATGTAACGGGAAAAAGAGTTGCCACATTATTTGGCAAGTGGGATGACAACATGTATTATATGAGTGGTAATATAAATGTCAAGCCTAAAGATTTCACTTCAGCAAACGCATCCTTGTTGTGGAAAAGGACTATGCCATCTCCCAATCTCACCCGGTATAATTTGACACCATTTGCCATCACTCTGAATGAGCTTACTCCGGGACTGAAG GAGAAACTCCCGCCCACGGATTCCAGGCTCAGACCAGATCAACGGCATCTAGAGAATGGGGAATACGAGAAGGCCAATTTGGAGAAACAAAGGTTGGAAAAGCGGCAGAGAATG TCAAGGAAAATACAAGAAAGTGGTTGGAAGCCTAGATGGTTCCGAAGAGAAGGTGAAAATGGAACGTTTCGATACGTTGGTGGGTATTGGGAGGCGAGAGAGCATGGAAGATGGGACGGGTGCCCGAATATATTTGGTGAATTTAATGAAGACTCTACCGATCCGTTAG CTTTGCGAAGACGCTGA
- the LOC114423832 gene encoding oxysterol-binding protein-related protein 2A-like isoform X7, whose protein sequence is MIMGTVAVDKYEIIFCPLSLECSTTESSDDIEKQEMEEVSDEDEISYYDTRECFTEPDCKCESAEAMNQVDRCREANTQYTDTENIHPEKMVCNYKHPQLARRKKLPDPVEKEKGVSLWSMIKDNVGKDLTRVCLPVYFNEPISSLQKCCEDLEYSYLLDQAYEYGKSGNGLLRALYVAAFAVSGYASSEGRNCKPFNPLLGETYEADYPDKGIRFFSEKVSHHPTLIACHCEGRGWKFWADSNIHSKFWGRSIQLDPVGVLTLEFSDGEIFQWSKVTTTIYNLILGKIYCDHHGSMDIRGNRTYSCRLKFKEQTILDRNPRQVHGFVEDVTGKRVATLFGKWDDNMYYMSGNINVKPKDFTSANASLLWKRTMPSPNLTRYNLTPFAITLNELTPGLKEKLPPTDSRLRPDQRHLENGEYEKANLEKQRLEKRQRMSRKIQESGWKPRWFRREGENGTFRYVGGYWEAREHGRWDGCPNIFGEFNEDSTDPLALRRR, encoded by the exons ATGATCATGGGCACTGTCGCTGTGGATAagtatgaaataatattttgtccTTTGTCTTTAG AATGTAGTACAACTGAATCATCTGATGATATTGAGAAACAAGAGATGGAGGAAGTGTCAGATGAAGATGAAATCTCATATTATGATACTAGAGAGTGTTTTACGGAGCCTGATTGCAAGTGTGAGTCAGCAGAAGCTATGAATCAAGTGGACAGGTGTAGGGAGGCCAACACACAATATACTGATACAGAGAACATTCATCCTGAGAAAATGGTGTGTAATTATAAGCACCCTCAGTTAGCAAGACGAAAAAAGCTTCCAGATCCTGTTGAGAAAGAGAAGGGTGTTAGTCTTTGGTCAATGATCAAGGACAATGTGGGAAAAGATCTAACGAGAGTTTGTCTCCCGGTATACTTTAATGAGCCGATATCATCCCTACAAAAATGTTGTGAGGACTTGGAGTACTCTTATCTTCTGGATCAAGCTTATGAGTACGGAAAATCA GGAAACGGTCTCCTTCGGGCACTTTATGTTGCTGCCTTTGCAGTTTCCGGATATGCGTCATCTGAAGGTCGTAATTGTAAACCCTTTAATCCTTTATTAGGAGAAACCTACGAAGCTGATTACCCCGACAAAGGAATTCGCTTCTTTTCCGAGAAG GTCAGTCACCATCCAACTCTCATTGCCTGCCACTGCGAAGGTAGAGGATGGAAGTTTTGGGCTGACAGCAACATCCATTCAAAGTTTTGGGGAAGGTCAATTCAGCTTGACCCAGTGGGTGTTCTGACCCTAGAGTTTAGTGATGGTGAAATATTTCAGTGGAGCAAG GTCACCACCACGATCTATAATCTTATCCTTGGGAAAATATACTGTGATCATCATGGGAGCATGGATATACGCGGTAATCGTACATATTCATGCAGACTCAAGTTCAAAGAGCAGACGATCCTTGATCGAAATCCTCGCCAG GTGCATGGATTTGTCGAAGATGTAACGGGAAAAAGAGTTGCCACATTATTTGGCAAGTGGGATGACAACATGTATTATATGAGTGGTAATATAAATGTCAAGCCTAAAGATTTCACTTCAGCAAACGCATCCTTGTTGTGGAAAAGGACTATGCCATCTCCCAATCTCACCCGGTATAATTTGACACCATTTGCCATCACTCTGAATGAGCTTACTCCGGGACTGAAG GAGAAACTCCCGCCCACGGATTCCAGGCTCAGACCAGATCAACGGCATCTAGAGAATGGGGAATACGAGAAGGCCAATTTGGAGAAACAAAGGTTGGAAAAGCGGCAGAGAATG TCAAGGAAAATACAAGAAAGTGGTTGGAAGCCTAGATGGTTCCGAAGAGAAGGTGAAAATGGAACGTTTCGATACGTTGGTGGGTATTGGGAGGCGAGAGAGCATGGAAGATGGGACGGGTGCCCGAATATATTTGGTGAATTTAATGAAGACTCTACCGATCCGTTAG CTTTGCGAAGACGCTGA
- the LOC114423832 gene encoding oxysterol-binding protein-related protein 2A-like isoform X3 gives MRVKEMHPLCCISLESPGIGKYSPEREPAALFRTRSLPAAGSHGNAAQGSETTVAGVLYKWTNYGKGWRSRWFLLRNGVLSYAKIRCPENLNLLTPSDDVRLIGEISTNRLARVDSAATVTRRKHRKASSSSSSGVVHLKISSFRESKSDDRRFYIFTATKTLHLRTDSRKDRVAWIQALVSTRGLYPLQPLNDHLLLAPNDISLSTERLKTRLLEEGTGENLVKECEQIMLSEFSEMQGQLEVLCQERSNLLDTIRQLEAANTEPEASAIHDGEYQLTKNEFSSLGRGKYSDTGMIMGTVAVDKYEIIFCPLSLECSTTESSDDIEKQEMEEVSDEDEISYYDTRECFTEPDCKCESAEAMNQVDRCREANTQYTDTENIHPEKMVCNYKHPQLARRKKLPDPVEKEKGVSLWSMIKDNVGKDLTRVCLPVYFNEPISSLQKCCEDLEYSYLLDQAYEYGKSGNGLLRALYVAAFAVSGYASSEGRNCKPFNPLLGETYEADYPDKGIRFFSEKVSHHPTLIACHCEGRGWKFWADSNIHSKFWGRSIQLDPVGVLTLEFSDGEIFQWSKVTTTIYNLILGKIYCDHHGSMDIRGNRTYSCRLKFKEQTILDRNPRQVHGFVEDVTGKRVATLFGKWDDNMYYMSGNINVKPKDFTSANASLLWKRTMPSPNLTRYNLTPFAITLNELTPGLKEKLPPTDSRLRPDQRHLENGEYEKANLEKQRLEKRQRMSRKIQESGWKPRWFRREGENGTFRYVGGYWEAREHGRWDGCPNIFGEFNEDSTDPLALRRR, from the exons ATGCGAGTGAAAGAGATGCACCCGCTGTGCTGTATCTCCCTCGAGAGTCCCGGAATCGGCAAATATTCCCCGGAGCGGGAGCCGGCGGCGCTTTTCCGAACCAGGAGCCTTCCGGCGGCTGGATCTCACGGCAATGCCGCTCAGGGATCGGAGACCACCGTCGCCGGCGTTCTCTACAAGTGGACCAATTACGGCAAAGGCTGGAGATCCCGCTGGTTCCTCTTGCGGAATGGCGTTCTCTCCTACGCCAAGATCCGCTGTCCGGAGAATCTCAACCTCCTCACTCCATCCGACGACGTTCGCCTCATCGGAGAGATTTCCACCAACCGTCTAGCACGAGTGGACAGCGCCGCCACCGTCACGCGACGGAAGCATCGcaaagcttcttcttcttcttcttctggcgTAGTCCATCTCAAG ATTTCGTCGTTTAGAGAGAGCAAGTCAGATGATCGGCGTTTCTATATATTTACAGCAACGAAGACCCTCCATCTGAGAACTGATTCAAGGAAAGATCGCGTGGCGTGGATACAAGCCTTGGTTTCAACACGTGGCCTGTATCCTCTTCAACCACTCAATGATCATCTCTTGCTTGCACCCAATGATATATCCTTGTCAACCGAGAGGCTTAAGACACGCTTGCTTGAAGAGGGTACCGGTGAGAACCTTGTAAAAGAGTGCGAGCAAATCATGCTCTCAGAGTTCTCCGAAATGCAAGGACAGCTTGAAGTTCTTTGTCAAGAGCGATCTAATTTGCTCGATACAATAAGGCAGTTAGAG GCAGCTAATACTGAGCCTGAGGCCTCTGCTATACACGATGGTGAATACCAATTAACAAAGAATGAGTTTTCAAGTCTTGGACGTGGAAAATATAGTG ATACTGGAATGATCATGGGCACTGTCGCTGTGGATAagtatgaaataatattttgtccTTTGTCTTTAG AATGTAGTACAACTGAATCATCTGATGATATTGAGAAACAAGAGATGGAGGAAGTGTCAGATGAAGATGAAATCTCATATTATGATACTAGAGAGTGTTTTACGGAGCCTGATTGCAAGTGTGAGTCAGCAGAAGCTATGAATCAAGTGGACAGGTGTAGGGAGGCCAACACACAATATACTGATACAGAGAACATTCATCCTGAGAAAATGGTGTGTAATTATAAGCACCCTCAGTTAGCAAGACGAAAAAAGCTTCCAGATCCTGTTGAGAAAGAGAAGGGTGTTAGTCTTTGGTCAATGATCAAGGACAATGTGGGAAAAGATCTAACGAGAGTTTGTCTCCCGGTATACTTTAATGAGCCGATATCATCCCTACAAAAATGTTGTGAGGACTTGGAGTACTCTTATCTTCTGGATCAAGCTTATGAGTACGGAAAATCA GGAAACGGTCTCCTTCGGGCACTTTATGTTGCTGCCTTTGCAGTTTCCGGATATGCGTCATCTGAAGGTCGTAATTGTAAACCCTTTAATCCTTTATTAGGAGAAACCTACGAAGCTGATTACCCCGACAAAGGAATTCGCTTCTTTTCCGAGAAG GTCAGTCACCATCCAACTCTCATTGCCTGCCACTGCGAAGGTAGAGGATGGAAGTTTTGGGCTGACAGCAACATCCATTCAAAGTTTTGGGGAAGGTCAATTCAGCTTGACCCAGTGGGTGTTCTGACCCTAGAGTTTAGTGATGGTGAAATATTTCAGTGGAGCAAG GTCACCACCACGATCTATAATCTTATCCTTGGGAAAATATACTGTGATCATCATGGGAGCATGGATATACGCGGTAATCGTACATATTCATGCAGACTCAAGTTCAAAGAGCAGACGATCCTTGATCGAAATCCTCGCCAG GTGCATGGATTTGTCGAAGATGTAACGGGAAAAAGAGTTGCCACATTATTTGGCAAGTGGGATGACAACATGTATTATATGAGTGGTAATATAAATGTCAAGCCTAAAGATTTCACTTCAGCAAACGCATCCTTGTTGTGGAAAAGGACTATGCCATCTCCCAATCTCACCCGGTATAATTTGACACCATTTGCCATCACTCTGAATGAGCTTACTCCGGGACTGAAG GAGAAACTCCCGCCCACGGATTCCAGGCTCAGACCAGATCAACGGCATCTAGAGAATGGGGAATACGAGAAGGCCAATTTGGAGAAACAAAGGTTGGAAAAGCGGCAGAGAATG TCAAGGAAAATACAAGAAAGTGGTTGGAAGCCTAGATGGTTCCGAAGAGAAGGTGAAAATGGAACGTTTCGATACGTTGGTGGGTATTGGGAGGCGAGAGAGCATGGAAGATGGGACGGGTGCCCGAATATATTTGGTGAATTTAATGAAGACTCTACCGATCCGTTAG CTTTGCGAAGACGCTGA
- the LOC114423832 gene encoding oxysterol-binding protein-related protein 2A-like isoform X5: MRVKEMHPLCCISLESPGIGKYSPEREPAALFRTRSLPAAGSHGNAAQGSETTVAGVLYKWTNYGKGWRSRWFLLRNGVLSYAKIRCPENLNLLTPSDDVRLIGEISTNRLARVDSAATVTRRKHRKASSSSSSGVVHLKISSFRESKSDDRRFYIFTATKTLHLRTDSRKDRVAWIQALVSTRGLYPLQPLNDHLLLAPNDISLSTERLKTRLLEEGTGENLVKECEQIMLSEFSEMQGQLEVLCQERSNLLDTIRQLEAANTEPEASAIHDGEYQLTKNEFSSLGRGKYSECSTTESSDDIEKQEMEEVSDEDEISYYDTRECFTEPDCKCESAEAMNQVDRCREANTQYTDTENIHPEKMVCNYKHPQLARRKKLPDPVEKEKGVSLWSMIKDNVGKDLTRVCLPVYFNEPISSLQKCCEDLEYSYLLDQAYEYGKSGNGLLRALYVAAFAVSGYASSEGRNCKPFNPLLGETYEADYPDKGIRFFSEKVSHHPTLIACHCEGRGWKFWADSNIHSKFWGRSIQLDPVGVLTLEFSDGEIFQWSKVTTTIYNLILGKIYCDHHGSMDIRGNRTYSCRLKFKEQTILDRNPRQVHGFVEDVTGKRVATLFGKWDDNMYYMSGNINVKPKDFTSANASLLWKRTMPSPNLTRYNLTPFAITLNELTPGLKEKLPPTDSRLRPDQRHLENGEYEKANLEKQRLEKRQRMSRKIQESGWKPRWFRREGENGTFRYVGGYWEAREHGRWDGCPNIFGEFNEDSTDPLALRRR; encoded by the exons ATGCGAGTGAAAGAGATGCACCCGCTGTGCTGTATCTCCCTCGAGAGTCCCGGAATCGGCAAATATTCCCCGGAGCGGGAGCCGGCGGCGCTTTTCCGAACCAGGAGCCTTCCGGCGGCTGGATCTCACGGCAATGCCGCTCAGGGATCGGAGACCACCGTCGCCGGCGTTCTCTACAAGTGGACCAATTACGGCAAAGGCTGGAGATCCCGCTGGTTCCTCTTGCGGAATGGCGTTCTCTCCTACGCCAAGATCCGCTGTCCGGAGAATCTCAACCTCCTCACTCCATCCGACGACGTTCGCCTCATCGGAGAGATTTCCACCAACCGTCTAGCACGAGTGGACAGCGCCGCCACCGTCACGCGACGGAAGCATCGcaaagcttcttcttcttcttcttctggcgTAGTCCATCTCAAG ATTTCGTCGTTTAGAGAGAGCAAGTCAGATGATCGGCGTTTCTATATATTTACAGCAACGAAGACCCTCCATCTGAGAACTGATTCAAGGAAAGATCGCGTGGCGTGGATACAAGCCTTGGTTTCAACACGTGGCCTGTATCCTCTTCAACCACTCAATGATCATCTCTTGCTTGCACCCAATGATATATCCTTGTCAACCGAGAGGCTTAAGACACGCTTGCTTGAAGAGGGTACCGGTGAGAACCTTGTAAAAGAGTGCGAGCAAATCATGCTCTCAGAGTTCTCCGAAATGCAAGGACAGCTTGAAGTTCTTTGTCAAGAGCGATCTAATTTGCTCGATACAATAAGGCAGTTAGAG GCAGCTAATACTGAGCCTGAGGCCTCTGCTATACACGATGGTGAATACCAATTAACAAAGAATGAGTTTTCAAGTCTTGGACGTGGAAAATATAGTG AATGTAGTACAACTGAATCATCTGATGATATTGAGAAACAAGAGATGGAGGAAGTGTCAGATGAAGATGAAATCTCATATTATGATACTAGAGAGTGTTTTACGGAGCCTGATTGCAAGTGTGAGTCAGCAGAAGCTATGAATCAAGTGGACAGGTGTAGGGAGGCCAACACACAATATACTGATACAGAGAACATTCATCCTGAGAAAATGGTGTGTAATTATAAGCACCCTCAGTTAGCAAGACGAAAAAAGCTTCCAGATCCTGTTGAGAAAGAGAAGGGTGTTAGTCTTTGGTCAATGATCAAGGACAATGTGGGAAAAGATCTAACGAGAGTTTGTCTCCCGGTATACTTTAATGAGCCGATATCATCCCTACAAAAATGTTGTGAGGACTTGGAGTACTCTTATCTTCTGGATCAAGCTTATGAGTACGGAAAATCA GGAAACGGTCTCCTTCGGGCACTTTATGTTGCTGCCTTTGCAGTTTCCGGATATGCGTCATCTGAAGGTCGTAATTGTAAACCCTTTAATCCTTTATTAGGAGAAACCTACGAAGCTGATTACCCCGACAAAGGAATTCGCTTCTTTTCCGAGAAG GTCAGTCACCATCCAACTCTCATTGCCTGCCACTGCGAAGGTAGAGGATGGAAGTTTTGGGCTGACAGCAACATCCATTCAAAGTTTTGGGGAAGGTCAATTCAGCTTGACCCAGTGGGTGTTCTGACCCTAGAGTTTAGTGATGGTGAAATATTTCAGTGGAGCAAG GTCACCACCACGATCTATAATCTTATCCTTGGGAAAATATACTGTGATCATCATGGGAGCATGGATATACGCGGTAATCGTACATATTCATGCAGACTCAAGTTCAAAGAGCAGACGATCCTTGATCGAAATCCTCGCCAG GTGCATGGATTTGTCGAAGATGTAACGGGAAAAAGAGTTGCCACATTATTTGGCAAGTGGGATGACAACATGTATTATATGAGTGGTAATATAAATGTCAAGCCTAAAGATTTCACTTCAGCAAACGCATCCTTGTTGTGGAAAAGGACTATGCCATCTCCCAATCTCACCCGGTATAATTTGACACCATTTGCCATCACTCTGAATGAGCTTACTCCGGGACTGAAG GAGAAACTCCCGCCCACGGATTCCAGGCTCAGACCAGATCAACGGCATCTAGAGAATGGGGAATACGAGAAGGCCAATTTGGAGAAACAAAGGTTGGAAAAGCGGCAGAGAATG TCAAGGAAAATACAAGAAAGTGGTTGGAAGCCTAGATGGTTCCGAAGAGAAGGTGAAAATGGAACGTTTCGATACGTTGGTGGGTATTGGGAGGCGAGAGAGCATGGAAGATGGGACGGGTGCCCGAATATATTTGGTGAATTTAATGAAGACTCTACCGATCCGTTAG CTTTGCGAAGACGCTGA
- the LOC114423832 gene encoding oxysterol-binding protein-related protein 2A-like isoform X4, with product MRVKEMHPLCCISLESPGIGKYSPEREPAALFRTRSLPAAGSHGNAAQGSETTVAGVLYKWTNYGKGWRSRWFLLRNGVLSYAKIRCPENLNLLTPSDDVRLIGEISTNRLARVDSAATVTRRKHRKASSSSSSGVVHLKQISSFRESKSDDRRFYIFTATKTLHLRTDSRKDRVAWIQALVSTRGLYPLQPLNDHLLLAPNDISLSTERLKTRLLEEGTGENLVKECEQIMLSEFSEMQGQLEVLCQERSNLLDTIRQLEAANTEPEASAIHDGEYQLTKNEFSSLGRGKYSECSTTESSDDIEKQEMEEVSDEDEISYYDTRECFTEPDCKCESAEAMNQVDRCREANTQYTDTENIHPEKMVCNYKHPQLARRKKLPDPVEKEKGVSLWSMIKDNVGKDLTRVCLPVYFNEPISSLQKCCEDLEYSYLLDQAYEYGKSGNGLLRALYVAAFAVSGYASSEGRNCKPFNPLLGETYEADYPDKGIRFFSEKVSHHPTLIACHCEGRGWKFWADSNIHSKFWGRSIQLDPVGVLTLEFSDGEIFQWSKVTTTIYNLILGKIYCDHHGSMDIRGNRTYSCRLKFKEQTILDRNPRQVHGFVEDVTGKRVATLFGKWDDNMYYMSGNINVKPKDFTSANASLLWKRTMPSPNLTRYNLTPFAITLNELTPGLKEKLPPTDSRLRPDQRHLENGEYEKANLEKQRLEKRQRMSRKIQESGWKPRWFRREGENGTFRYVGGYWEAREHGRWDGCPNIFGEFNEDSTDPLALRRR from the exons ATGCGAGTGAAAGAGATGCACCCGCTGTGCTGTATCTCCCTCGAGAGTCCCGGAATCGGCAAATATTCCCCGGAGCGGGAGCCGGCGGCGCTTTTCCGAACCAGGAGCCTTCCGGCGGCTGGATCTCACGGCAATGCCGCTCAGGGATCGGAGACCACCGTCGCCGGCGTTCTCTACAAGTGGACCAATTACGGCAAAGGCTGGAGATCCCGCTGGTTCCTCTTGCGGAATGGCGTTCTCTCCTACGCCAAGATCCGCTGTCCGGAGAATCTCAACCTCCTCACTCCATCCGACGACGTTCGCCTCATCGGAGAGATTTCCACCAACCGTCTAGCACGAGTGGACAGCGCCGCCACCGTCACGCGACGGAAGCATCGcaaagcttcttcttcttcttcttctggcgTAGTCCATCTCAAG CAGATTTCGTCGTTTAGAGAGAGCAAGTCAGATGATCGGCGTTTCTATATATTTACAGCAACGAAGACCCTCCATCTGAGAACTGATTCAAGGAAAGATCGCGTGGCGTGGATACAAGCCTTGGTTTCAACACGTGGCCTGTATCCTCTTCAACCACTCAATGATCATCTCTTGCTTGCACCCAATGATATATCCTTGTCAACCGAGAGGCTTAAGACACGCTTGCTTGAAGAGGGTACCGGTGAGAACCTTGTAAAAGAGTGCGAGCAAATCATGCTCTCAGAGTTCTCCGAAATGCAAGGACAGCTTGAAGTTCTTTGTCAAGAGCGATCTAATTTGCTCGATACAATAAGGCAGTTAGAG GCAGCTAATACTGAGCCTGAGGCCTCTGCTATACACGATGGTGAATACCAATTAACAAAGAATGAGTTTTCAAGTCTTGGACGTGGAAAATATAGTG AATGTAGTACAACTGAATCATCTGATGATATTGAGAAACAAGAGATGGAGGAAGTGTCAGATGAAGATGAAATCTCATATTATGATACTAGAGAGTGTTTTACGGAGCCTGATTGCAAGTGTGAGTCAGCAGAAGCTATGAATCAAGTGGACAGGTGTAGGGAGGCCAACACACAATATACTGATACAGAGAACATTCATCCTGAGAAAATGGTGTGTAATTATAAGCACCCTCAGTTAGCAAGACGAAAAAAGCTTCCAGATCCTGTTGAGAAAGAGAAGGGTGTTAGTCTTTGGTCAATGATCAAGGACAATGTGGGAAAAGATCTAACGAGAGTTTGTCTCCCGGTATACTTTAATGAGCCGATATCATCCCTACAAAAATGTTGTGAGGACTTGGAGTACTCTTATCTTCTGGATCAAGCTTATGAGTACGGAAAATCA GGAAACGGTCTCCTTCGGGCACTTTATGTTGCTGCCTTTGCAGTTTCCGGATATGCGTCATCTGAAGGTCGTAATTGTAAACCCTTTAATCCTTTATTAGGAGAAACCTACGAAGCTGATTACCCCGACAAAGGAATTCGCTTCTTTTCCGAGAAG GTCAGTCACCATCCAACTCTCATTGCCTGCCACTGCGAAGGTAGAGGATGGAAGTTTTGGGCTGACAGCAACATCCATTCAAAGTTTTGGGGAAGGTCAATTCAGCTTGACCCAGTGGGTGTTCTGACCCTAGAGTTTAGTGATGGTGAAATATTTCAGTGGAGCAAG GTCACCACCACGATCTATAATCTTATCCTTGGGAAAATATACTGTGATCATCATGGGAGCATGGATATACGCGGTAATCGTACATATTCATGCAGACTCAAGTTCAAAGAGCAGACGATCCTTGATCGAAATCCTCGCCAG GTGCATGGATTTGTCGAAGATGTAACGGGAAAAAGAGTTGCCACATTATTTGGCAAGTGGGATGACAACATGTATTATATGAGTGGTAATATAAATGTCAAGCCTAAAGATTTCACTTCAGCAAACGCATCCTTGTTGTGGAAAAGGACTATGCCATCTCCCAATCTCACCCGGTATAATTTGACACCATTTGCCATCACTCTGAATGAGCTTACTCCGGGACTGAAG GAGAAACTCCCGCCCACGGATTCCAGGCTCAGACCAGATCAACGGCATCTAGAGAATGGGGAATACGAGAAGGCCAATTTGGAGAAACAAAGGTTGGAAAAGCGGCAGAGAATG TCAAGGAAAATACAAGAAAGTGGTTGGAAGCCTAGATGGTTCCGAAGAGAAGGTGAAAATGGAACGTTTCGATACGTTGGTGGGTATTGGGAGGCGAGAGAGCATGGAAGATGGGACGGGTGCCCGAATATATTTGGTGAATTTAATGAAGACTCTACCGATCCGTTAG CTTTGCGAAGACGCTGA